A stretch of the Arachis stenosperma cultivar V10309 chromosome 6, arast.V10309.gnm1.PFL2, whole genome shotgun sequence genome encodes the following:
- the LOC130935088 gene encoding dual specificity phosphatase Cdc25: MARSITYITGSQLLALRRQPNIAIVDVRDEERICDGHISSSLHFPSDTFSDNMPNLLHQVKGKDTLVFHCALSQVRGPTCARKLVNYLEESKEDAGIKNIMVLERGFNGWEASGRPVCRCTNVPCKEHGAA, encoded by the exons ATGGCACGCAGCATAACGTACATAACTGGATCGCAGCTTCTGGCTCTTCGGCGGCAACCCAACATCGCGATCGTTGATGTGAGGGACGAGGAGAGGATCTGCGATGGCCACATCTCTTCCTCTCTCCATTTCCCCAGCGACACTTTCTCCGACAACATGCCTAACCTTCTCCACCAGGTTAAAGGCAAAGACACCCTCGTCTTCCACTGTGCTCTCAGCCAG GTTCGGGGACCAACTTGTGCTCGAAAGCTTGTCAATTATCTTGAGGAGAGTAAGGAAGATGCCGGGATAAAGAACATCATGGTCTTGGAACGGGGCTTCAATGGTTGGGAAGCTTCTGGCAGGCCTGTTTGTCGCTGCACTAATGTTCCTTGCAAGGAGCATGGGGCTGCATAA
- the LOC130935087 gene encoding uncharacterized protein LOC130935087, whose product MDNPFDHHVPPPHATVTAADYGVSDDDEDEEEEEEEEEEEEEEEEEEEEDDNEEDEDSSPRAFPVAPSTTSNPQPIVITVESQSHSSFGDDEVSNKRRKTEGREASSSSLAIDGSQGSEWNRTDIDGLFCPICMEAWTNSGDHQICCLPCGHIYGMSCIKRWLQQRRSTGKCPQCNIKCSLKDVRKLYASRVVTVDDESQKKIRLLEAKCAALESKGADWRVKEAIWRKREAAYRLEIQKLKALLLDMERMHFELIDGTQDYQWRSEKEQNFSLKSHVKASFCNFALQKTFNMDDARVFDMDVSNQILLIARKPRVIGGADFLTKMSLISPFDMEDILLPSTTEGIRDLHISPSDRSLALYASTGKKLSVLSVQSKNTVVNYDLQVPPWSCSWDLNSSHNMYTGLQNGSVLVFDIRQTAGPMKSLVGLTSNPVHTVHSLLQTSCLPNSILSASAIGLCQWNIDSEEGPFMLPETDNQGVCISLAYCPSSDDVVVSYRPKFDMSMGTQLSQLSSTPSQVIGAGMQGCHVLFKRQRTDYFKKMGSSNANPSKIRFPKHAIIDIEGQRSLFAAVDEATFELILHELPSFSVSQRFKLPAQARDIRYSRSCGILGCLSETTLQLFYTKVL is encoded by the exons ATGGACAATCCCTTCGACCACCATGTTCCTCCGCCACACGCCACCGTTACCGCAGCTGACTACGGAGTCTCCGATGACGACGAGGacgaagaagaggaagaggaagaggaagaagaagaagaagaagaagaagaagaagaagaagaagatgacaACGAAGAGGACGAAGATTCATCGCCTAGGGCTTTCCCAGTGGCTCCTTCCACAACTTCTAATCCACAGCCAATTGTCATCACCGTGGAATCGCAGTCGCATAGCAGCTTCGGAGACGACGAAGTAAGCAACAAGCGCCGCAAAACGGAAGGCCGAGAGGCGTCGTCTTCGTCTTTGGCAATTGATGGCAGTCAAGGCAGCGAGTGGAACCGCACTGACATTGACGGCCTCTTCTGCCCTATCTGTATGGAAGCTTGGACCAACAGCGGCGACCACCAAATCTG TTGTCTTCCTTGTGGACACATATATGGTATGTCTTGTATAAAAAGATGGCTTCAACAGCGACGAAGTACAGGCAAG TGTCCACAATGCAATATAAAATGCTCATTAAAGGATGTGAGGAAGCTCTATGCATCTCGAGTAGTTACTGTTGATGATGAATCTCAGAAG AAAATTCGGTTGCTTGAAGCCAAATGTGCTGCACTGGAAAGTAAG GGTGCTGATTGGCGTGTGAAAGAGGCTATATGGCGGAAAAGAGAAGCTGCATACCGTCTGGAAATCCAGAAGCTTAAAGCG CTGCTACTGGATATGGAGAGAATGCATTTTGAACTCATAGATGGCACTCAGGATTATCAGTGGAGATCTGAAAAGG AGCAAAATTTTAGCTTAAAGTCCCATGTAAAAGCATCTTTTTGCAATTTTGCATTACAG AAAACATTTAATATGGATGATGCACGAGTATTTGATATGGATGTATCCAATCAAATTTTACTAATTGCACGAAAGCCAAGGGTGATAGGTGGAGCAGACTTTTTAACTAAA ATGAGCTTGATATCTCCATTCGATATGGAAGATATCTTATTGCCTTCTACTACAGAGGGTATTAGAGACCTACATATTTCTCCTTCTGATAGAAGCCTAGCCCTCTATGCTTCAACAGGGAAGAAGTTATCAGTGCTCAG TGTGCAGAGCAAGAATACTGTTGTCAACTATGATCTACAG GTTCCTCCTTGGTCATGTTCTTGGGATCTCAACAGTTCACATAACATGTATACTGGACTTCAG AATGGTTCTGTCTTGGTGTTTGATATACGACAAACTGCAGGACCCATGAAGTCTTTAGTTGGATTGACTAGCAACCCTGTTCATACTGTTCATTCTCTTCTGCAAACTTCATGTCTTCCTAACTCCATCTTATCTGCATCTGCCATTGGCCTTTGTCAGTGGAACATTGATTCTGAAGAAGG GCCATTCATGCTTCCTGAAACTGATAACCAAGGAGTTTGTATATCCCTTGCCTATTGCCCTAGCAGTGATGACGTTGTTGTTTCATACCGTCCGAAATTTGACATGTCAATGGGTACGCAGCTTTCTCAACTATCATCCACTCCTTCTCAAGTAATTGGAGCAGGAATGCAGGGCTGTCATGTCTTATTCAAGAGACAGCGCACTGATTATTTCAAAAAGATGGGTTCCTCGAATGCCAATCCAAGTAAAATTCGATTTCCAAAACATGCTATTATAGACATAGAGGGTCAAAGAAGTTTGTTTGCAGCTGTAGATGAAGCAACATTTGAATTGATCTTGCACGAGCTGCCTTCTTTTAGCGTCAGCCAACGATTCAAACTGCCTGCTCAGGCTCGTGATATTAGGTACTCTCGGAGTTGTGGAATTCTTGGCTGTTTGAGTGAGACGACATTGCAACTTTTCTACACCAAAGTCTTGTGA